The Gadus morhua chromosome 18, gadMor3.0, whole genome shotgun sequence DNA segment GACCTCTCACATGAACGCTGAGCTCCCAGCACATAAATTAAAATTATTTAAATACAATAGAGTAACACAAAGCAGACTTAATAGAGTAACATAAACCTTAGAATACTCACCACCAGTTGAGAGGGTTTTCTTCAAGTGGCAGTGGAGAAGCCTCCTGGTATCTCTTCACTTCCTCTTCAGCTTGGGAAAATGCTGACTTTAGTGGGGCTGTGGTAGAAAATGTTTCTCCCAGTAAATCAGCTAGCCCAGATCTTCTTTTAGGTTGTGGCTCTTCAAGCACCTCAAGATCCTGTCCATCCATTTCTATTCCAGAGGCACTGCTGGTCTCTTCTTGCCTAATAGTGGGCTGTAGAGAAACATTTgatgttaaaagaaaaaacatctcAGGT contains these protein-coding regions:
- the LOC115530897 gene encoding zinc finger BED domain-containing protein 1-like, whose product is MGDKPIVRDIKQAINQDLQKRYSTVEEKNTLHTASALDPRFKSLPFLTTDDISATYSKLVVEAASLQPTIRQEETSSASGIEMDGQDLEVLEEPQPKRRSGLADLLGETFSTTAPLKSAFSQAEEEVKRYQEASPLPLEENPLNWW